A window of the Nitrospirota bacterium genome harbors these coding sequences:
- a CDS encoding gamma-glutamyl-gamma-aminobutyrate hydrolase family protein yields MKKAHLNRRPLIGVTPDFNGNRPEFGGNEPTCFVRTRYLNAIWEMGGIPVILPLTQKKGAARIVLDKIDGLLLTGSGPDIPPSYYNERQKYKYQLIHPSRTQSEMALCRHALKENLPILGICGGTQLLNVTLKGSLVQDIPSEVSTSISHRQKEKFEKTSHWVHIAPDTLLYKILREYQIKVNSSHHQSIKKTGRDIKINAVSPDGVIEGVEIPGHPFALGVQWHPEWMVQKDKPSRKILKAFIDAANIARQN; encoded by the coding sequence TTGAAAAAGGCCCATTTAAATAGGAGACCCCTTATTGGCGTTACACCAGATTTCAACGGAAATCGTCCTGAATTTGGAGGAAATGAACCGACCTGTTTTGTCCGAACCCGGTATCTCAACGCAATTTGGGAAATGGGCGGAATTCCCGTGATTCTTCCACTTACACAGAAGAAGGGCGCGGCTCGAATTGTCCTTGATAAAATCGACGGCCTGCTCCTGACCGGAAGCGGACCTGACATTCCCCCTTCTTATTATAACGAAAGACAGAAATACAAATATCAACTCATTCACCCTTCCCGAACCCAGTCTGAAATGGCTCTGTGCCGCCATGCGCTGAAAGAAAATCTCCCGATTCTTGGAATATGCGGCGGGACTCAGCTACTGAATGTCACACTAAAGGGATCACTGGTACAGGATATTCCTTCAGAAGTGAGTACTTCGATTTCCCACCGGCAGAAAGAAAAATTTGAAAAGACTTCTCACTGGGTCCATATCGCGCCAGACACCTTGCTTTACAAGATTTTGAGAGAATACCAGATTAAGGTTAATTCCTCACATCATCAGTCGATAAAAAAGACAGGTCGAGATATCAAGATCAATGCAGTCTCTCCGGATGGCGTCATCGAAGGGGTTGAGATTCCAGGCCATCCATTCGCACTGGGAGTACAATGGCATCCCGAGTGGATGGTTCAGAAAGATAAACCCTCCAGAAAGATATTAAAAGCTTTTATCGACGCAGCAAATATTGCCAGACAAAACTAG